One Methylobacterium sp. 77 DNA window includes the following coding sequences:
- a CDS encoding aspartate aminotransferase family protein: MTSALLPTYARAPIAFERGEGAWLVARDGRRFLDFGAGIAVNALGHAHPHLVEALTQQAQKLWHTSNLFEIPEGERLGRRLVDATFADVAFFANSGAEANEAAIKMARKYHAAGGHPERFRIVTFEGAFHGRTLATIAAGGQQKYIEGFGPKVDGFDQVPFDDREALLAAIGPETAALMIEPIQGEGGIRTVPPEMLRDLRSLCDEHGLLLIMDEVQTGVGRTGRLFAHEWSGVTPDIMSAAKGIGGGFPLGVCLATAEAARGMIAGSHGTTFGGNPLAMAVGNAVLDVVLAEGFLDHVLRMGLLLKQQLAAVMDRHPGTISEIRGTALILGLKLGVPNTAFTAAARDEHLLVIPAGDNVVRLLPPLIITEADVAEAVKRIDATADRLEAQMRGAAE; this comes from the coding sequence GTGACATCCGCCCTTCTGCCGACCTACGCCCGGGCTCCGATCGCCTTCGAGCGCGGAGAGGGTGCCTGGCTCGTGGCGCGCGACGGCAGGCGATTTCTCGATTTCGGTGCCGGCATCGCCGTCAACGCGCTCGGCCACGCCCACCCGCATCTCGTCGAGGCGCTGACCCAGCAGGCGCAGAAGCTGTGGCACACCTCGAACCTGTTCGAGATTCCCGAGGGCGAGCGGCTCGGTCGGCGGCTGGTGGACGCGACCTTCGCGGACGTGGCCTTCTTCGCCAATTCCGGTGCCGAGGCCAACGAGGCCGCCATCAAGATGGCGCGCAAGTACCATGCGGCCGGGGGACATCCCGAGCGGTTCCGCATCGTCACGTTCGAGGGTGCCTTCCACGGCCGGACCCTGGCGACCATCGCCGCCGGCGGCCAGCAGAAATACATCGAGGGCTTCGGCCCCAAGGTCGACGGGTTCGATCAGGTGCCCTTCGACGACCGCGAGGCGCTGCTGGCGGCGATCGGTCCTGAGACCGCCGCCCTCATGATCGAGCCGATCCAGGGGGAGGGCGGCATCCGCACGGTGCCGCCGGAGATGCTGCGCGACCTGCGCTCGCTGTGCGACGAGCACGGCCTCCTCCTCATCATGGACGAGGTCCAGACCGGCGTCGGCCGCACCGGCCGCCTGTTCGCCCATGAATGGTCCGGGGTCACCCCCGACATCATGAGCGCAGCCAAGGGCATCGGCGGCGGCTTCCCGCTGGGCGTCTGCCTCGCCACGGCCGAGGCCGCGCGCGGGATGATTGCGGGCAGTCACGGCACCACCTTCGGCGGAAACCCCCTCGCCATGGCCGTCGGCAACGCCGTGCTCGACGTGGTGCTGGCCGAGGGTTTCCTCGACCACGTCCTGCGGATGGGCCTGCTGTTGAAGCAGCAGCTCGCCGCCGTCATGGATCGCCATCCCGGAACCATCTCCGAGATTCGCGGAACCGCGCTGATCCTGGGCCTCAAGCTCGGCGTGCCCAACACCGCCTTCACGGCGGCCGCGCGCGACGAACATCTGCTGGTGATTCCCGCCGGCGACAACGTGGTCCGGCTCTTGCCGCCGCTGATCATCACCGAGGCGGACGTGGCCGAGGCGGTGAAGCGCATCGATGCCACGGCCGACCGGCTCGAAGCGCAGATGCGCGGCGCGGCGGAATAA
- a CDS encoding type II toxin-antitoxin system PemK/MazF family toxin, whose translation MKRGDLVTIAMPGDFGKPRPALVIQSDVFHQTGTVTVLLISGTLVDAPLIRTTIEPTPANGLKKRSQVMVDKAMSVKREKIGGTIGHLDAETMLAVTRALAVFFAIA comes from the coding sequence ATGAAGCGGGGCGATCTCGTCACCATCGCCATGCCCGGCGATTTCGGCAAACCTCGCCCGGCGCTCGTCATTCAATCGGACGTCTTTCACCAGACCGGCACGGTGACGGTCCTGCTGATATCCGGCACGCTGGTCGATGCTCCCCTGATCCGGACGACGATCGAGCCGACGCCGGCCAATGGCTTGAAGAAACGCTCGCAGGTCATGGTGGACAAAGCCATGTCCGTGAAGCGCGAGAAAATCGGCGGGACGATCGGCCATCTCGATGCCGAGACGATGCTGGCGGTGACGCGTGCGCTGGCCGTGTTCTTCGCCATAGCCTGA
- the argE gene encoding acetylornithine deacetylase: protein MSRGGERLTTLDLLARLVAFDTESSRSNLALIDSVCAYLDGWGVSHVRIPNAQGDKAAIFATIGPMADGGIVLSGHTDVVPVTGQAWTTDPFALRIADGRAYGRGAVDMKGFCALALAAVPDMIAADLKRPIHILLSYDEETTCLGVADTIARFGADLPRPGAVIVGEPTDLDVADAHKSIVTYLTTVHGHEAHSAKPMLGANAVMAAAELVSELNRIADAMIERGDASGRFDPPSTTVHVGTISGGTARNILPKVCTFHWEFRGLPDLDMGEIPALFAAKVETVLTGRLNRYGDYGRIETIEEVAVPGLAPEPGSEAERLTLRVAGRNHTISVPYATEAGRFQMAGIPTVVCGPGSIDQAHQPDEYITLAALESGEAFMRRLIAECVTP from the coding sequence ATGTCGCGTGGCGGAGAACGGCTGACCACGCTCGACCTGCTGGCGCGCCTCGTCGCCTTCGACACCGAGAGTTCGCGCTCCAATCTCGCGCTGATCGACAGCGTCTGCGCCTATCTCGACGGCTGGGGCGTGAGCCATGTGCGCATCCCGAACGCGCAGGGCGACAAGGCGGCGATCTTCGCCACGATCGGCCCGATGGCCGATGGCGGCATCGTCCTGTCCGGCCATACCGACGTGGTGCCGGTGACGGGCCAGGCCTGGACGACCGACCCCTTCGCCCTGCGCATCGCCGACGGGCGCGCCTATGGCCGCGGCGCCGTCGACATGAAGGGCTTCTGCGCCCTGGCTCTGGCCGCCGTGCCGGACATGATCGCGGCCGATCTGAAGCGCCCGATCCACATCCTCCTCTCTTACGACGAGGAAACCACCTGCCTCGGCGTCGCCGACACCATCGCCCGGTTCGGAGCGGACCTGCCGCGTCCCGGCGCGGTGATCGTCGGTGAGCCCACCGACCTCGACGTCGCCGATGCGCATAAGAGCATCGTCACCTATCTCACCACCGTCCACGGCCACGAGGCGCATTCGGCCAAGCCGATGCTCGGCGCCAATGCGGTGATGGCGGCGGCCGAGCTGGTCTCCGAGCTCAACCGCATCGCCGATGCGATGATCGAGCGGGGCGACGCCTCCGGCCGGTTCGACCCACCCTCCACCACCGTCCATGTGGGCACGATCTCCGGCGGAACGGCGCGCAACATCCTGCCGAAGGTCTGCACCTTCCACTGGGAGTTCCGCGGCCTGCCCGATCTCGACATGGGCGAGATCCCGGCCCTGTTCGCGGCCAAGGTCGAGACGGTGCTGACGGGGCGACTCAACCGCTACGGCGATTACGGGCGGATCGAGACCATCGAGGAAGTCGCGGTGCCGGGGCTCGCCCCCGAGCCGGGCTCCGAGGCCGAGCGCCTGACCCTGCGGGTGGCGGGGCGCAACCACACCATCTCGGTCCCCTATGCCACCGAGGCCGGGCGGTTCCAGATGGCGGGCATCCCCACCGTGGTCTGCGGTCCGGGCTCCATCGACCAGGCTCACCAGCCCGACGAATACATCACCCTCGCGGCGCTCGAATCGGGCGAGGCGTTCATGCGCCGTCTCATCGCAGAATGCGTGACCCCATGA
- a CDS encoding 2'-deoxycytidine 5'-triphosphate deaminase, translating to MPDTKQDTAPPRPHPSGGILAAQGIQALHAAGAILPESPFAADQVQPASLDLRLGSRAFRVRTSFLPGARPVTACIEAFALHEIDLTKGAVLETGCVYIAELQETLALPADVAASANPKSSTGRIDVFTRVITDRGQAFDQVEAGYRGRLYAEISPRTFPVRVRTGSRLSQIRFRRGEPRLSDTELAALHAATPLVASANPSFQGGIAVSVDLAGFGGLIGYRAKRHTGLVDVDAPGRHAIADFWEPLPADQSGALILDPGQFYILASKEAVQVPPDFAAEMVPFDPLVGEFRVHYAGFFDPGFGFAAAGGAGARAVLEVRSRDVPFLLEDGQIVGRLVYERMAERPAALYGADAGSNYQAQGLKLSKHFA from the coding sequence ATGCCGGATACCAAGCAGGACACGGCGCCACCGCGCCCGCACCCTTCCGGTGGCATTCTGGCGGCACAGGGGATCCAGGCCCTGCATGCGGCCGGCGCCATCCTGCCCGAAAGCCCCTTCGCGGCCGATCAGGTTCAGCCGGCGAGCCTCGACCTGCGCCTGGGGTCTCGCGCCTTCCGCGTGCGCACCAGCTTCCTGCCGGGCGCCCGTCCCGTCACCGCCTGCATCGAGGCCTTCGCCCTCCACGAGATCGACCTGACCAAGGGCGCGGTGCTGGAGACCGGCTGCGTCTACATTGCCGAACTGCAGGAGACCCTGGCCCTGCCCGCGGATGTCGCCGCCAGCGCCAACCCCAAAAGCTCCACCGGCCGCATCGACGTGTTCACCCGCGTCATCACCGACCGGGGACAGGCCTTCGATCAGGTCGAGGCCGGGTATCGGGGCCGGCTCTATGCCGAGATCTCGCCGCGCACCTTCCCGGTCCGCGTCCGCACCGGATCGCGCCTGTCGCAGATCCGTTTCCGCCGCGGCGAACCGCGCCTGTCCGACACGGAGCTCGCCGCCCTCCATGCCGCCACCCCGCTGGTGGCCTCGGCCAACCCGTCGTTCCAGGGCGGCATCGCCGTCTCCGTCGATCTCGCCGGGTTCGGAGGGCTCATCGGCTACCGCGCCAAACGCCATACCGGCCTCGTCGACGTGGACGCGCCCGGCCGGCACGCCATCGCGGATTTCTGGGAGCCCCTCCCCGCCGACCAATCCGGCGCGCTGATCCTCGATCCCGGCCAATTCTACATCCTGGCCTCGAAGGAGGCCGTGCAGGTGCCGCCCGATTTCGCGGCCGAGATGGTGCCGTTCGATCCGCTGGTGGGCGAGTTCCGGGTCCATTACGCCGGCTTCTTCGACCCCGGCTTCGGCTTCGCCGCGGCGGGAGGCGCCGGTGCGCGAGCGGTGCTCGAAGTGCGCTCGCGCGACGTGCCGTTCCTGCTCGAGGACGGCCAGATCGTCGGCCGCCTCGTCTACGAGCGCATGGCCGAGCGGCCCGCCGCCCTCTACGGGGCGGATGCCGGGTCGAACTACCAGGCGCAGGGACTCAAGCTGTCGAAGCACTTCGCCTGA
- the speG gene encoding spermidine N1-acetyltransferase: MTATAFVPRTIAADGPVKLRPLEREDLMFVHQLNNNDSIMRYWFEEAYESFAELAQLYERNIHNQTERRFIIANSEGAPAGLVELVEINHLHRRCEFQIAIHPAFQGQGYAPRATRIAMDYAFSVLNIHKLYLHVDKDNARAVRIYERCGFVPEGILKDEFFVNGKYRDAVRMCLFQPAYLARRGSGEIAEPVLKA, from the coding sequence ATGACCGCGACCGCCTTCGTTCCCCGCACCATCGCCGCCGACGGTCCGGTGAAGCTCCGCCCGCTGGAGCGCGAGGACCTGATGTTCGTGCATCAGCTCAACAACAACGACAGCATCATGCGCTACTGGTTCGAGGAGGCCTACGAGTCCTTCGCCGAACTGGCGCAGCTCTACGAGCGCAACATCCACAACCAGACCGAGCGGCGCTTCATCATCGCCAATTCGGAAGGTGCGCCGGCCGGTCTCGTCGAGCTCGTGGAGATCAACCACCTGCACCGGCGCTGCGAATTCCAGATCGCGATCCACCCGGCCTTCCAGGGCCAGGGCTACGCGCCGCGCGCCACCCGGATCGCCATGGATTACGCCTTCAGCGTCCTCAACATCCACAAGCTCTACCTGCACGTGGACAAGGACAATGCCCGCGCCGTGCGCATCTACGAGCGCTGCGGCTTCGTGCCGGAGGGCATCCTGAAGGACGAATTCTTCGTCAACGGCAAGTACCGCGACGCGGTGCGCATGTGCCTGTTCCAGCCGGCCTACCTCGCCCGGCGCGGCAGCGGCGAGATCGCCGAGCCGGTGCTGAAGGCGTAG
- a CDS encoding glycerophosphodiester phosphodiesterase family protein: MGPNAPAWLTARPIAHRGLHDRAAGIPENTVAAAQAAVAHGYAIECDVQISADGEAMVFHDEALGRLTGAVALVAETPVAALAALAVAGSSETIPTLPDYLAAIAGRVPLVIEIKSRFTGDLRLTERVAEIVRSYDGPVAVKSFDPSLIAAFAGLAPDIPRGIVGETRQDDPAYATMSDSLRRSLSDLLHLATSRPDFLSWRVDDLPCAATFLCRHLGRMPVMTWTVRNPDQRRNAQDHADQMVFEGFRP; the protein is encoded by the coding sequence GTGGGGCCGAACGCCCCCGCCTGGCTGACGGCGCGGCCGATCGCCCATCGCGGCCTGCACGACCGCGCGGCGGGCATCCCCGAGAACACCGTGGCGGCGGCGCAAGCCGCCGTCGCGCACGGATACGCCATTGAGTGCGACGTCCAGATCAGCGCCGATGGCGAGGCGATGGTGTTCCACGACGAGGCCTTGGGACGCCTCACCGGCGCCGTCGCCCTCGTCGCCGAGACGCCGGTCGCGGCGCTGGCGGCGCTCGCCGTCGCCGGCTCGTCCGAGACCATCCCCACGCTGCCCGACTATCTCGCTGCCATCGCCGGCCGGGTGCCGCTCGTGATCGAGATCAAGTCGCGGTTCACCGGCGACCTGCGCCTGACCGAACGGGTGGCCGAGATCGTCCGGAGCTATGACGGCCCGGTGGCGGTGAAATCGTTCGACCCGTCCCTCATCGCGGCGTTCGCCGGTCTCGCGCCGGATATCCCGCGCGGGATCGTCGGCGAGACCCGTCAGGACGATCCGGCCTATGCGACGATGTCGGACAGCCTGCGCCGCTCACTCTCCGACCTGCTCCATCTCGCGACGAGCCGTCCCGATTTCCTGTCCTGGCGGGTCGACGATCTGCCCTGCGCCGCCACCTTCCTGTGCCGCCATCTCGGCCGCATGCCGGTGATGACCTGGACCGTGCGCAACCCCGACCAGCGCCGCAACGCACAGGACCATGCCGACCAGATGGTGTTCGAGGGATTCAGACCCTGA
- the apaG gene encoding Co2+/Mg2+ efflux protein ApaG translates to MYKAQTRGISVTVQPRFVEEESSPDESRYFFAYTVEIVNNGSEQVQLRSRHWRIVDGRGETQEVRGAGVVGKQPVLGPGESFSYTSGCPLTTPDGLMAGSYTMSTTAGESFEAEIPAFSLDSPHVRRSVH, encoded by the coding sequence ATGTACAAGGCCCAGACGCGCGGCATCAGCGTGACCGTCCAGCCCCGCTTCGTCGAGGAGGAATCCTCCCCCGACGAAAGCCGCTATTTCTTCGCCTACACTGTCGAGATCGTGAATAACGGCTCCGAGCAGGTGCAATTGCGCTCGCGTCACTGGCGCATCGTCGACGGACGCGGCGAGACCCAGGAGGTGCGCGGCGCCGGCGTCGTCGGCAAGCAGCCGGTACTCGGACCCGGCGAGTCGTTCAGCTATACCAGCGGCTGCCCGCTCACCACGCCGGACGGCCTGATGGCCGGGAGCTACACGATGTCGACCACTGCCGGCGAAAGCTTCGAGGCCGAGATCCCCGCCTTCTCCCTCGATTCGCCGCACGTCCGCCGCAGCGTCCATTAA
- a CDS encoding antitoxin MazE-like protein, producing the protein MSVSVGERVRKRRAALRAAGLRPVQIWVPDTRRAGFAEECGRQAGIVAAADAADRELDAFLDAALLDMLPEREA; encoded by the coding sequence GTGTCCGTATCCGTCGGTGAGCGCGTACGAAAGCGGCGTGCCGCGCTCCGGGCAGCCGGCTTGCGACCGGTCCAGATTTGGGTGCCCGATACACGAAGGGCGGGCTTTGCCGAAGAATGCGGGCGGCAGGCCGGTATCGTGGCGGCGGCGGACGCGGCGGACCGGGAGCTGGATGCCTTCCTGGATGCCGCGCTCCTCGATATGCTCCCCGAACGCGAGGCATGA
- a CDS encoding Hsp33 family molecular chaperone, producing the protein MTSGHEISATVIEGADDVALPFSVEALDVRGRVVRLGPSVDTILRRHGYPDPVARLLGEAAALTVLLGSSLKFEGRFQLQTKTDGPVEMIVVDFEAPDRLRATARFDAGRVEALGDTPQKDADLIGQGHLAMTIDQGNAFSRYQGVVALEGQSLEQAAHQYFRQSEQIPTQVRLAVAEQFAHGEKTYRAGGLLVQFLPQSIDRARLADLPPGDIPEGHAHLGSGEVREDDAWVEARSLVGTVEDHELVDPEVSSERLLYRLFHERGVRVFEAQTIQERCRCSPERVMGMIRSFAPQERSDMIAEDGRIGITCEFCSRRYDIDPAEVEAQTGESE; encoded by the coding sequence ATGACCTCCGGACACGAGATTTCCGCCACCGTCATCGAGGGTGCCGACGACGTCGCCCTGCCGTTCTCGGTGGAAGCGCTGGACGTGCGCGGCCGCGTGGTGCGGCTCGGCCCCAGCGTCGACACCATCCTGCGCCGACACGGCTATCCCGATCCGGTGGCGCGGTTGCTGGGCGAGGCGGCGGCGCTCACCGTGCTACTCGGCTCGTCTCTGAAATTCGAGGGCCGGTTCCAGCTCCAGACCAAGACCGACGGCCCGGTCGAGATGATCGTGGTCGATTTCGAGGCGCCCGATCGCCTGCGCGCCACCGCGCGCTTCGATGCCGGGCGCGTCGAAGCGCTGGGCGACACTCCGCAGAAGGATGCCGACCTGATCGGGCAGGGGCATCTCGCCATGACCATCGACCAGGGCAACGCGTTCAGCCGCTACCAGGGCGTGGTCGCCCTGGAGGGACAGAGCCTGGAACAGGCGGCGCACCAGTATTTCCGCCAGTCCGAACAGATCCCGACCCAGGTCCGCCTCGCGGTGGCCGAGCAGTTCGCCCATGGCGAGAAGACCTACCGCGCGGGCGGGCTGCTGGTTCAGTTCCTGCCGCAATCCATCGACCGCGCCAGGCTCGCCGACCTCCCGCCCGGCGACATCCCCGAGGGCCATGCCCATCTCGGCTCCGGTGAGGTCCGTGAGGACGATGCCTGGGTGGAAGCGCGCAGCCTCGTCGGTACGGTGGAGGACCATGAACTGGTCGATCCGGAGGTCTCCTCCGAGCGGCTGCTCTACCGTCTCTTCCACGAGCGCGGCGTGCGGGTGTTCGAGGCGCAAACGATCCAGGAGCGATGCCGCTGCTCGCCCGAGCGCGTGATGGGGATGATCCGCTCGTTCGCGCCGCAGGAACGCAGCGACATGATCGCCGAGGACGGCCGCATCGGCATCACCTGCGAATTCTGCTCGCGGCGCTACGACATCGACCCGGCCGAGGTCGAGGCGCAGACCGGCGAGTCGGAATAG
- the argF gene encoding ornithine carbamoyltransferase → MIPHINGTATGPRHFLDLKDFSGEDLRAVLASAAQMKSRRRKGEIAAERPLTGKMLAMVFDRPSTRTRVSFDVAMRELGGETLMLTGSEMQLGRGETVGDTARVLSRYIDAIMIRILDHDLMLELAQYASVPVINALTKVSHPCQIMADVLTFEEHRGPIKGRTVAWSGDANNVLASWAHAAARFDFTLNIAAPPELSAPSALLDWAKAEGARINVTTDPFEAVDGADAVVTDCWVSMGDEDEHYRHNLLSPYQVNATLMAAAKTDAIFMHCLPAHRGEEVTAEIMDGPRSVVFDEAENRLHAQKGILAWCLGAGGA, encoded by the coding sequence ATGATTCCCCACATCAACGGGACCGCAACCGGGCCCCGCCACTTCCTCGACCTCAAGGATTTCTCCGGCGAGGACCTTCGCGCCGTGCTGGCTTCGGCCGCGCAGATGAAGTCGCGCCGCCGCAAGGGCGAGATCGCGGCCGAGCGACCGCTGACGGGCAAGATGCTGGCGATGGTGTTCGACCGGCCCTCCACCCGCACCCGGGTCTCGTTCGACGTCGCCATGCGCGAACTCGGCGGCGAGACGCTGATGCTCACCGGCAGCGAAATGCAGCTCGGCCGCGGCGAGACCGTGGGCGACACCGCCCGCGTGCTGTCGCGTTACATCGACGCGATCATGATCCGCATCCTCGACCACGACCTGATGCTGGAACTGGCGCAATATGCCAGCGTCCCGGTGATCAACGCGCTGACCAAGGTCTCGCATCCCTGCCAGATCATGGCCGACGTCCTGACCTTCGAGGAGCATCGCGGGCCGATCAAGGGGCGGACCGTCGCCTGGTCGGGCGACGCCAACAACGTGCTCGCCTCCTGGGCACATGCGGCCGCGCGTTTCGACTTCACCCTCAACATCGCGGCCCCGCCCGAACTCTCGGCCCCGTCGGCCCTGCTCGACTGGGCGAAAGCCGAGGGCGCGCGCATCAACGTCACCACCGACCCGTTCGAGGCGGTGGACGGGGCGGACGCCGTCGTCACCGATTGCTGGGTCTCGATGGGCGACGAGGACGAGCATTACCGCCACAACCTGCTCTCGCCCTATCAGGTCAACGCCACGCTGATGGCGGCGGCGAAGACCGACGCGATCTTCATGCATTGCCTCCCCGCCCATCGCGGCGAGGAGGTGACGGCCGAGATCATGGACGGTCCGCGCTCGGTGGTGTTCGACGAGGCCGAGAACCGGCTCCACGCGCAGAAGGGCATTCTGGCGTGGTGCCTGGGGGCGGGCGGGGCTTGA
- a CDS encoding GNAT family N-acetyltransferase: protein MEKTGSTAEAALDSALTLQVRAVTGLTQIPASEWDACATSPETLSAGDETHNPFVSHAFLSALEDSGCVSRKTGWLPLHVAVERAGRLVGVAPCYLKSHSQGEYVFDHGWADAYERAGGDYYPKLQVSVPFTPVTGPRFLIAPGQDVAEAASALVAGLRALRAETKASSIHVTFMQEREWEQAGELGMLQRVDQQFHWTNQGYAGFEDFLGALASRKRKAIRRERRDALANGITIEHVTGADLTPAHWDAFYEFYSDTGARKWGRPYLNRLFFGLLGERMPERVLLVMAKREGRYVAGAINLIGDVALYGRNWGCNEDHPFLHFEVCYYQAIDFAIARGLRRVEAGAQGEHKLARGYAPVLMHSAHDIADPGLRRAIADYLRREREHVVEAASMLGEMTPFRRDGTIPAPDSSNQENPDQETPDRGASDRQTPDQEERS from the coding sequence ATGGAAAAGACCGGATCGACAGCCGAGGCTGCGCTGGATTCCGCCCTGACCCTGCAGGTTCGCGCGGTCACGGGCCTGACCCAGATTCCCGCTTCGGAATGGGATGCCTGCGCCACCTCGCCGGAGACCCTGTCGGCGGGGGACGAGACCCACAATCCGTTCGTCTCCCACGCCTTCCTCTCGGCGCTGGAAGATTCCGGCTGCGTCTCGCGCAAGACCGGCTGGCTGCCCCTCCACGTGGCGGTGGAGCGCGCGGGGCGGCTCGTCGGGGTCGCGCCGTGCTACCTGAAATCTCACAGCCAGGGCGAATACGTGTTCGACCATGGCTGGGCCGACGCCTACGAGCGCGCCGGCGGGGATTATTACCCGAAGCTCCAGGTCAGCGTGCCGTTCACGCCGGTGACCGGCCCGCGCTTCCTGATCGCGCCGGGGCAGGACGTGGCCGAGGCGGCCTCCGCGCTCGTCGCCGGCCTGCGCGCGCTCAGGGCAGAGACCAAGGCCTCCTCGATCCACGTCACCTTCATGCAGGAGCGCGAGTGGGAGCAGGCCGGCGAGCTCGGCATGCTCCAGCGCGTCGACCAGCAGTTCCACTGGACCAACCAAGGCTATGCCGGGTTCGAGGATTTCCTCGGGGCGCTGGCTTCGCGCAAGCGCAAGGCGATCCGGCGCGAGCGCCGCGACGCCCTGGCCAACGGGATCACCATCGAGCACGTCACCGGCGCCGACCTGACGCCGGCCCATTGGGACGCGTTCTACGAGTTCTATTCCGATACCGGCGCGCGCAAATGGGGCCGGCCCTATCTCAACCGCCTGTTCTTCGGCCTGCTCGGCGAGCGCATGCCCGAGCGCGTCCTGCTGGTGATGGCCAAGCGCGAGGGGCGCTACGTCGCGGGCGCCATCAACCTCATCGGAGACGTGGCCCTCTACGGCCGGAACTGGGGCTGCAACGAGGACCACCCGTTCCTGCATTTCGAGGTCTGCTACTATCAGGCCATCGATTTCGCGATCGCGCGCGGCCTCCGGCGGGTCGAGGCCGGCGCGCAGGGGGAGCACAAGCTCGCCCGCGGCTACGCCCCGGTGCTGATGCATTCCGCCCACGACATCGCCGATCCCGGCCTGCGCCGGGCCATCGCCGATTACCTCCGCCGCGAGCGCGAGCACGTGGTCGAGGCGGCCTCGATGCTCGGCGAGATGACCCCCTTCCGTCGGGACGGCACGATTCCCGCTCCCGACAGCTCGAACCAAGAGAATCCCGACCAAGAGACCCCCGACCGAGGGGCTTCGGATCGGCAGACCCCGGATCAAGAGGAGCGTTCATGA
- the pgl gene encoding 6-phosphogluconolactonase, with protein sequence MIPLPNNSELFPDGESVARAAADRLVALCAESKQERIAVCLSGGSTPKRLYALLAGPDYVGSLPWDRLHWFFGDDRFVPWTDPLSNVHMARTAFGDAPIPEDHWHCIPADGTLEEAATAYAATLRDVYGADRLDPARPLFDLVLLGLGEDGHTASLFPGKPGLDEREAWVAPVPESGLDPFVPRITLTFPALASSRRLLVLVTGAGKREPLTRIANGEDLPARRISSVGDLTWLLDRAAADFG encoded by the coding sequence ATGATCCCGCTACCGAACAATTCGGAACTCTTCCCCGATGGCGAGAGCGTCGCCCGCGCGGCGGCCGACCGGCTGGTGGCTCTCTGTGCCGAGAGCAAGCAGGAGCGCATCGCAGTCTGCCTCTCGGGCGGCTCTACCCCCAAACGCCTCTACGCGCTGCTGGCCGGGCCCGATTACGTCGGGTCTCTCCCCTGGGACCGCCTGCACTGGTTCTTCGGCGACGACCGGTTCGTGCCCTGGACCGACCCGTTGAGCAACGTGCACATGGCCCGGACAGCCTTCGGCGACGCGCCGATCCCCGAGGACCACTGGCATTGTATTCCCGCCGACGGCACGCTGGAGGAGGCGGCCACCGCCTATGCCGCGACCCTGCGCGATGTCTACGGCGCGGACCGTCTCGACCCCGCCCGCCCGCTCTTCGACCTCGTCCTCCTCGGCCTCGGTGAGGACGGGCACACCGCCTCTTTGTTTCCGGGGAAGCCGGGGCTCGACGAGCGCGAGGCCTGGGTCGCGCCGGTCCCCGAGTCCGGGCTTGACCCGTTCGTGCCGCGCATCACCCTCACCTTCCCGGCCCTCGCCTCGTCGCGCCGGCTTCTCGTGCTGGTGACGGGAGCGGGCAAGCGCGAACCCCTCACCCGTATCGCCAACGGCGAGGACCTGCCCGCGCGCCGCATCTCCAGCGTCGGCGACCTGACATGGCTGCTCGACCGCGCGGCCGCAGATTTCGGGTGA
- a CDS encoding RidA family protein, translating to MSTVKERLDALGLVLPKAAAPVANYVPFIRTGNLVIVSGQICFGVDGKLAAAHTGKLGAEVSPEHGIAAARLCALNVLAQVQAAVGDLDHGVVQCLRLGGFINAVPTFAGLAGIMNGASDLMVEILGDRGRHARSTVGVAELPLDAAVEVEAMFEVK from the coding sequence ATGAGCACGGTCAAGGAACGCCTGGATGCCCTCGGTCTGGTCCTGCCCAAGGCGGCGGCGCCGGTCGCGAACTACGTGCCCTTCATCCGCACCGGCAACCTGGTGATCGTCTCCGGCCAGATCTGCTTCGGCGTCGACGGAAAACTCGCGGCCGCCCACACGGGCAAGCTCGGTGCCGAGGTCTCGCCCGAGCACGGCATCGCCGCGGCCAGGCTCTGCGCCCTCAACGTGCTGGCGCAGGTCCAGGCGGCGGTCGGCGATCTCGACCACGGCGTGGTGCAATGTCTGCGGCTCGGCGGCTTCATCAACGCGGTGCCGACCTTCGCGGGCCTCGCCGGCATCATGAACGGCGCCTCCGACCTGATGGTCGAGATCCTGGGCGATCGTGGCCGGCATGCGCGCTCCACCGTGGGTGTCGCCGAACTGCCCCTCGACGCCGCCGTCGAGGTCGAGGCGATGTTCGAGGTGAAGTGA